In Choloepus didactylus isolate mChoDid1 chromosome X, mChoDid1.pri, whole genome shotgun sequence, a genomic segment contains:
- the LOC119523308 gene encoding peptidase M20 domain-containing protein 2-like produces the protein MAVATFVSEDLCNVFPTGIWHPQPPLPLRFRLHEELAYEERHAHSILTRFFEHEPPAAAWTVQPHYELPTAFRAEWEPAGGPEVPSAGPRPLHLGFLCEYDALPGIGHACGHNLIAEVGAAAALGVKGALESLLGPPPPVKVFGDQ, from the exons atggctgttgCCACCTTCGTCTCGG AAGACCTTTGCAATGTCTTCCCCACTGGCATCTGGCACCCCCAGCCTCCTCTTCCGCTCAGATTCCGTCTCCACGAA GAGCTGGCCTACGAGGAGCGCCATGCCCACAGCATACTGACGCGCTTTTTCGAGCATGAGCCGCCAGCCGCCGCCTGGACGGTGCAGCCTCACTACGAGCTGCCTACGGCCTTCCGGGCCGAGTGGGAGCCGGCGGGCGGCCCGGAAGTGCCGAGCGCCGGGCCGCGGCCGCTGCACTTGGGCTTCCTCTGCGAGTACGACGCGCTGCCCGGCATCGGGCACGCCTGCGGCCACAACCTGATTGCCGAGGTCGGCGCGGCGGCCGCGCTGGGCGTAAAGGGGGCCCTCGAGAGCCTCCTCGGGCCGCCTCCGCCGGTGAAGGTGTTTGGTGACCAATAA
- the LOC119523309 gene encoding peptidase M20 domain-containing protein 2, translating to TGGIELVIVLGTPAEEDGGGKIDLIEAGAFKNLDVVFMAHPSQENAAYLPDVAEHDVTVKYYGKASHAAAYPWEGVNALDAAVLAYNNLSVLRQQMKPTWRVHGIIKNGGVKPNIIPSYSELIYYIRAPSMKELPVLTKKAEDCFRAAALATGCTVEIKGGKHDYYNVLPNKSLWKAYMENGKKLGIDFISEDAMLNSPSGSTDFGNVSFVVPGIHPYFYIGSDALNHTEQYTEAAGSQKAQFYTLRTAKALAMTALDVIFKPELLERIREDFKLKLQEEEFLNTVK from the coding sequence ACTGGTGGAATCGAATTAGTAATTGTCTTGGGAACACCTGcagaagaagatggtggtggGAAAATTGATTTAATTGAAgcaggagcttttaaaaatcttgatgTTGTTTTTATGGCCCATCCATCCCAAGAAAATGCTGCTTATCTACCTGATGTTGCTGAACATGATGTGACTGTGAAATACTATGGAAAAGCATCTCATGCTGCTGCTTATCCCTGGGAAGGAGTAAATGCGTTAGATGCTGCTGTTCTCGCCTACAACAATCTGTCTGTGTTAAGACAACAAATGAAACCAACTTGGAGAGTTCATGGTATAATAAAAAATGGTGGTGTAAAACCCAATATCATTCCCTCTTATTCTGAATTAATCTATTACATCCGTGCGCCCTCAATGAAAGAACTTCCAGTTTTGACCAAAAAGGCAGAAGATTGCTTCAGAGCGGCAGCTTTGGCTACTGGGTGTACAGTAGAAATTAAAGGTGGAAAACATGATTACTACAATGTTCTTCCCAATAAAAGCCTATGGAAAGCTtatatggaaaatggaaaaaagctGGGAATCGACTTCATTTCAGAAGATGCAATGTTGAATAGCCCATCAGGATCTACTGATTTTGGAAATGTTTCTTTTGTGGTCCCTGGAATTCATCCATACTTTTACATCGGCTCTGACGCCCTGAATCACACTGAACAATATACTGAAGCTGCAGGATCACAAAAAGCTCAGTTCTACACTTTGCGTACAGCCAAAGCTCTGGCAATGACAGCATTGGATGTTATTTTTAAGCCAGAGTTgctagaaagaatcagagaggacttcaaattaaaacttcaagaaGAAGAGTTcttaaatacagtaaaataa